Within Triticum dicoccoides isolate Atlit2015 ecotype Zavitan chromosome 1B, WEW_v2.0, whole genome shotgun sequence, the genomic segment AATCAGAAAGGAAAATATTATATGTCTGATCCTGACTCGGTTTACTGGGCATTATGATCTTGCAAAGTCAACTCGCTTCTCTTTTTGTTGCATGGTAGTATGCTAAATTGATGTACGCAACCATTAACTTTGAGTGCATTATTTCTTCTTTTGGCATGCATACTTGGGAGTATTTTTTTTCTGAAAGGAAGGTTAAATTTGGCATCCTCGGATGCACACATGCATTTTTTATTAATAAAGATGCCAGGCATTGAGTCCAAAACAGATTACATAAACTGGCAAGTAAAGGTAGGAAAAAAAACATTTACGACCAAGTCGACATTCTTCGGAAACAATGCCTTCAAGGAGATCACACACAGGAGCAATGTTGTAGGAAGTCGGAACCAACCGTTCAAGGCCAGACCGGGCATTTTCATCCTGGAACCAAGTCCAATCACTCAAGGTCAGATATTTGGCACGGAGACAATGCCTCGACAACGAGACGACACACATGCGCCCTTACTGGATCCGACCTGTGAAGGCTGATCACGGGTTTTCACCTGAGAAATAGAAGTGTTGACGTTGCTTGAAAATCGTAGTGGCTTCCTCCGGATCTAGCCGCTCATGGCCACCACAGGAACTCCATGCACTGATCCGGCAGAAGATGCCCAAAGTAGTTTAGAAGACATTTACATTGTGTACGTTGATTCAATGTGGTTTATACGACAATAGACTAAACGGCACTccttccgttcataaatataagatgttttagatatttcaatatggactacatacggactgaaatggatgaacaaacacactaaaatgggTCTATATACATCCGAATCAGAAAaatgttagaacatcttatatttgtgaagggAGGGAGTAATACTTTGCAAGATGCTAAAATTGAAACCAGTATTCGTTCAGTCACCCGCCTAGTAAGTACTATAGGGTGGTTGACATGATTATGCGGcataactagcaattgcatcacgtGCTAAGTGGCTGATTATAATTGCTaatatgcatttgcatatttatgcaATTACATGAAGAAGTCATTGTTTTTGTAACAGGCAGCATGTGGCAAGTGTTAAGAAAATAGCATGTGGCATGTGGCAAGTGTTAAGAAAATAGATCAATCACTGGAACTTCTGAATTGATTCATAGTAGATGTAAACATGATTTCTCAAACAACCACCTATATCTATATCCAGATGCTCCGCGGAGTCAGATGTATGGATCTGCTTCTTGTTGCCTACtacttttgattttttttgtttaatGGAAAATTTATAGTCCCTTGCAATCCCCATTTACTAATTTAAACATATCTCAGTTACCCTCTTTTTAGGTGGTAAATTTTAATGCTGTTGCACGCCATTATTGTCTAATTATTTTCATTGCCGTAGAATAATGAATATTTGTGGGCTCATTGCAtatgttcaatgcatttcaaaggcAGCTTGCCTATCTAATTTGAATCTTTTTATGTTAGACATTCCACCTGAAAAGGAACCTCTTGACTGGAATACACGGATGAAGATTGCTGCTGGTGCTGCCAAGGGATTAGAATACTTGCATGACAAGGCAAGTCCTCCTGTTATTTACCGGGATTTCAAGTCGTCAAACATTCTTCTTGGCGAAGAGTTTCATCCAAAGCTATCTGACTTTGGCCTTGCAAAACTTGGCCCTGTCGGTGATAAAACCCATGTTTCAACTCGTGTTATGGGAACTTATGGCTACTGTGCCCCAGAGTATGCAATGACTGGACAGCTTACAGTTAAATCTGATGTGTATAGCTTTGGTGTTGTGTTCCTTGAACTGATTACTGGTCGTAAAGCAATTGACAACACCAAACCACATGGAGAGCAAAACCTAGTGGCGTGGGTATGTTCTTCTATTCTGTACTAATTTTACTTCACAAAATTGATGTTTGCCATCAATATATTGTTCATAGCTCATGTTCTTGCACATTCCACGAGCTAAGCATAATTTCTATAATAGCGTTGCTAAAAATACTTTGAGATACTAGCAATATAATTGGACTAAGATTTAGCTGTAGCACTAGTCCGAAAAATAAAACAGTCCGAAGAAACATAAAGAGAAATTGTTTAAGCTGTTGCCACCAAATCAGGAATGTTTTAGggaccctttctttcttttatttgctTTGATGAATTACTATCACTTGAGGGACTTTCATTTTCTATTTCCTTCGCAGATCATATTATCCTTTTGAACTCTGAAATTTTTATTATAGACTGCTATTCACTGTTACTTCGTACACCACTGCTCTTAATTTTTCTTGAACGCTGTCTCCGAAAGCTATCATCATAGTATGATACCATGATGGAGTTATTTAATGTATTAAGGTTATGTTACTTACAAATGGGGTGGCTGTTCAGTTGCTTAGGCTTGGCATGATTCTTGAACACTAGTGAAATTGCTGCCTTCAGTACTGACCACTGAGATTAGTTCCTCGTATATTTATCGATCCACGTCATTCTCAATTTCACACATCGCTGTTGTAAAAGAGAATGCACTAAAAAATAAGGCTATCCATATCTATACTACATAGAGAAGAACGAGGGTTTGACACAAACAATCTTAGCCATCCAGTCTGATCTTATGATTCAACAAATAAGTTGGATCCTTGAATGTTATTGCTTAATCGAACAATTAATCCTCTAATAACACCATACTAAACAGCCTTCGCAACCACTCTTTTCGAATTATGGAGAAATATTATAGTACAATGTGAGTGGTCATATTATTTTTTAAATATTACTATGAATGCGAATGTATGCTAAGTTCACAACTTTCCAAAAGATCGAATAGGAATTCCTAATTTGGTGCTACTGTATGAGGGGATTGAATATTATATATTTAACAAAGCTTGCACAGTTCATGTACATCTCCTAGTTTTTTCTAAGGTTTGATCAATGTATACAAACAGAAAGTATATATTTCCTGCCAACTATTGCAGCTCACTCATTGTATAATGTTGGATGCCTTATAGTTGATCTGATATGCAGGCTCGTCCTCTGTTCAAAGACCGCAGAAAATTTCCAAAAATGGCTGATCCGGCACTTCAGGGCCGCTTTCCTATGAGGGGTCTGTATCAAGCTTTAGCCGTTGCTGCAATGTGTTTGCAAGAGCAAGCTGCCACTCGGCCTTTCATAGGAGATGTGGTCACTGCTCTTTCATATCTTGCTTCTCAGGCGTATGATCCAAATGCACCCACTCAACATAGTCGGAGCAATGCATCTACCCCCAGAGCCAGAGACCGTGGTAGTGTGAACGGCGACCAGCGGCGTATCCGGTCGCCAAATCACCATTCTCCAGATCTGAGGAGAAAAGAAGCCACAACAACATCGAAGTATGAAGCCGAGGTTAGCAGGAATAGTTCTGGTGGTGGTTCTGGTAGACGATCAGGCTTGGATGATAGGGATGTGACAGGTTCACAACAGGGTAGTCCTGCTCAGGCAGGAAAGAGGAGGGAAACTTCAAGGACCTCTGAGAGGCAGCGTGCTATTGCAGAGGCTAAGACATGGGGTGAGAATTCTAGAGAGAGGAAATGGCCGAATGCTCGGGGCAGCTTCGATAGTACAAATGAGTAGAACTCTGGAGCAGAAGGTCTGAGTCATCATTCTAGAAAGAGGATGAGTCGCAAGCCAGTACCAAGCAGGGGACAGTTTAGGGACATGGGGTTCGATTTCGGTTCCATGTTTAATGTGAATAGAGCTTTCCTTTTCTTTCCCGGCCATCACCACTGCTTCATAGTTTCTCTCTTCCACACAAATATCACCACTGCAATCACCATCGACACGCCTATTCCTGGCGTCCGTTCCTCGTGAATGTGATCATGCAGATGTGCCTTCATCATCATGGCATGAACGACATCTGGCTGGAAAGTTAGTAAGCAAAGGGGAGAACTGTTCTGAGGAGGACATGATCCAATCAAATGAGCCTCTTCTGTTGCCTGCATGCATGACGGGTATCACAGTTGTTCCGAGCGTAGAGCTTTATTGTGAAGTCTGAGTACCGAGGGATGTGATGATTTTTCTTTCCTCGAGGGTTTGTACCGAGGGGTTTTACCCATGTTCCATACGTCTGTATTGTGACATTTTTGTTTGTATTGAGTTGTCAGAACACATCCTTTGATTTATCTCTTCTGGCAAAGCCGTTGTGCCCCTTCCATCTAAGCTGTGCAAAATATTTAGGAAGCTTGTTAGCTATATGCTCAAATTTATTTTTTGTTTCCTGTTTCTGAGCTTTCTGTCCATAGCAGATAAGCCCAGGGTTGTTTTCTGGTCCAACTTTGCTCAAACTAATTATATTTGTCGACGGGACATTTTTTTTCGCAGACCAAAATTTCTTGATAAAGTACCTTGTACAGTTTCCTTTTCATTTGTTCGCATATATAAAGGGGCATGTTACAAGTAGT encodes:
- the LOC119340983 gene encoding receptor-like cytoplasmic kinase 185, producing the protein MGCLPCFGSSGKGEPAKKGGARKDVPSDRRATGVGSDKPKPQGLLDSKKDTVIPREGNNQHIAAHTFTFRELAAATKNFRQDCLLGEGGFGRVYRGRLDNGQAVAVKQLDRNGLQGNREFLVEVLMLSLLHHDNLVNLIGYCADGDQRLLVYEYMPLGSLEDHLHDIPPEKEPLDWNTRMKIAAGAAKGLEYLHDKASPPVIYRDFKSSNILLGEEFHPKLSDFGLAKLGPVGDKTHVSTRVMGTYGYCAPEYAMTGQLTVKSDVYSFGVVFLELITGRKAIDNTKPHGEQNLVAWARPLFKDRRKFPKMADPALQGRFPMRGLYQALAVAAMCLQEQAATRPFIGDVVTALSYLASQAYDPNAPTQHSRSNASTPRARDRGSVNGDQRRIRSPNHHSPDLRRKEATTTSKYEAEVSRNSSGGGSGRRSGLDDRDVTGSQQGSPAQAGKRRETSRTSERQRAIAEAKTWGENSRERKWPNARGSFDSTNE